Proteins co-encoded in one Malus sylvestris chromosome 7, drMalSylv7.2, whole genome shotgun sequence genomic window:
- the LOC126628209 gene encoding UDP-glucose flavonoid 3-O-glucosyltransferase 7-like isoform X3, with translation METKSHKQLHIFFFPYMVQGHFVPLINIARLFASRGVKSSLIATSLNAPLFSKAIQSSKKLGFDVDILVIKFPTEEVGLPQECENASLVTTTEMNEKFIKATFLLQPQIEQILDKHRPHCLVADTFFPWATDVAAKFDIPRIIFHGMGFFALCASRSVALYEPHAKLSSDSEVFTIPNVPVEIKLTRSQMPTVPKQSPEITKLLKEARESGEKSYGFIVNSFYELEPAFADHYRTVLGRKAWHIGPVSSVNKAADDEAFLDRHECLNWLSSKKPNSVVYICFGSMTKFIDSQLLEIAAGLEASGQEFIWVVKREKNDKEEWLPEGFEKRMEGKGLIIRGWAPQVPILEHQAIGAFVTHCGWNSILEGVSAGVPMITWPVSAEQFYNEKLVTVVLKTGVAVGAKQWGTHLDVMTEASVKREAIEKAVNQVMVSEEAEGMRGRARMLREMAMRAVEEGGSSFSDLTSLIQELGSLGA, from the exons ATGGAAACTAAATCCCATAAGCAGCTTCACATTTTCTTCTTCCCATATATGGTTCAAGGCCACTTCGTACCCCTTATAAACATTGCCAGACTATTTGCTTCTCGTGGTGTAAAATCTTCCCTAATAGCCACCTCTCTCAATGCACCTCTCTTTTCCAAGGCAATCCAAAGCAGCAAGAAATTGGGCTTTGATGTTGACATTCTTGTCATCAAGTTCCCAACTGAGGAAGTAGGGTTGCCTCAAGAATGTGAAAATGCTAGCTTAGTTACCACCACGGAGATGAACGAAAAGTTCATCAAAGCCACCTTCCTTCTTCAACCACAAATTGAGCAGATTTTAGACAAACACCGCCCTCATTGCCTTGTTGCAGACACGTTCTTTCCTTGGGCAACGGATGTTGCAGCCAAGTTTGATATTCCCAGGATCATATTTCATGGCATGGGTTTTTTCGCTTTGTGTGCTTCTCGTAGTGTGGCGTTGTATGAGCCTCACGCGAAGCTGTCATCTGATTCAGAAGTTTTTACTATTCCTAATGTTCCAGTTGAGATCAAGCTGACAAGAAGCCAAATGCCGACTGTTCCCAAGCAAAGTCCTGAAATCACCAAGTTGCTTAAAGAGGCGAGGGAGAGTGGGGAAAAGAGCTATGGGTTCATTGTTAACAG TTTTTATGAACTTGAACCGGCTTTTGCAGACCATTACAGGACTGTGTTAGGGAGGAAGGCATGGCATATAGGCCCGGTTTCGTCAGTCAATAAGGCAGCAGATGACGAAGCCTTCCTTGATCGGCACGAGTGCTTGAATTGGCTTAGTTCTAAGAAACCCAATTCAGTTGTTTACATATGTTTCGGAAGTATGACCAAATTCATTGACTCTCAGCTCCTAGAAATTGCAGCGGGGCTTGAGGCTTCTGGGCAGGAGTTCATTTGGGTtgtgaagagagaaaagaacgATAAAGAAGAGTGGCTCCCCGAAGGGTTTGAGAAGAGAATGGAAGGTAAAGGACTaattataagaggttgggctcCGCAAGTGCCGATTCTTGAGCACCAAGCAATTGGAGCCTTCGTGACTCACTGCGGGTGGAACTCTATCCTTGAAGGAGTATCTGCTGGGGTGCCAATGATCACATGGCCCGTGTCGGCTGAGCAGTTTTACAATGAGAAGTTGGTGACCGTGGTACTGAAAACTGGGGTTGCTGTTGGTGCTAAACAATGGGGTACACATCTGGATGTGATGACGGAAGCCAGTGTGAAGAGGGAAGCCATAGAAAAGGCTGTAAATCAAGTGATGGTGAGTGAAGAAGCAGAGGGAATGAGAGGCAGAGCCAGGATGCTTAGAGAGATGGCAATGAGGGCTGTTGAAGAAGGTGGTTCGTCTTTCTCAGATTTAACTTCTCTAATTCAGGAATTGGGGTCCCTTGGAGCATGA
- the LOC126628209 gene encoding UDP-glucose flavonoid 3-O-glucosyltransferase 7-like isoform X1 has product METKSHKQLHIFFFPYMVQGHFVPLINIARLFASRGVKSSLIATSLNAPLFSKAIQSSKKLGFDVDILVIKFPTEEVGLPQECENASLVTTTEMNEKFIKATFLLQPQIEQILDKHRPHCLVADTFFPWATDVAAKFDIPRIIFHGMGFFALCASRSVALYEPHAKLSSDSEVFTIPNVPVEIKLTRSQMPTVPKQSPEITKLLKEARESGEKSYGFIVNSFYELEPAFADHYRTVFGRKAWHIGPVSSANKAADDEATLDQHECLNWLNSKKPNSVVYICFGSTTNFIDSQLLEIAAGLEASGQEFIWVVKREKNDKEEWLPEGFEERMEGKGLIIRGWAPQVPILEHEAIGAFVTHCGWNSILEGVSAGVPMITWPASAEQFYNGKFVTEVLKTGVAVGAKQWGAGTFLDVKKEASVKREAIEKAVNQVIASEEAEGMKGRARVFREMAMRAVEEGGSSFSDLTSLIQELGSLGA; this is encoded by the exons ATGGAAACTAAATCCCATAAGCAGCTTCACATTTTCTTCTTCCCATATATGGTTCAAGGCCACTTCGTACCCCTTATAAACATTGCCAGACTATTTGCTTCTCGTGGTGTAAAATCTTCCCTAATAGCCACCTCTCTCAATGCACCTCTCTTTTCCAAGGCAATCCAAAGCAGCAAGAAATTGGGCTTTGATGTTGACATTCTTGTCATCAAGTTCCCAACTGAGGAAGTAGGGTTGCCTCAAGAATGTGAAAATGCTAGCTTAGTTACCACCACGGAGATGAACGAAAAGTTCATCAAAGCCACCTTCCTTCTTCAACCACAAATTGAGCAGATTTTAGACAAACACCGCCCTCATTGCCTTGTTGCAGACACGTTCTTTCCTTGGGCAACGGATGTTGCAGCCAAGTTTGATATTCCCAGGATCATATTTCATGGCATGGGTTTTTTCGCTTTGTGTGCTTCTCGTAGTGTGGCGTTGTATGAGCCTCACGCGAAGCTGTCATCTGATTCAGAAGTTTTTACTATTCCTAATGTTCCAGTTGAGATCAAGCTGACAAGAAGCCAAATGCCGACTGTTCCCAAGCAAAGTCCTGAAATCACCAAGTTGCTTAAAGAGGCGAGGGAGAGTGGGGAAAAGAGCTATGGGTTCATTGTTAACAGCTTTTATGAACTTGAACCGGCTTTTGCAGACCATTACAGGACAGTGTTTGGGAGGAAGGCATGGCATATAGGCCCGGTTTCGTCAGCCAATAAGGCAGCAGATGACGAAGCCACCCTTGATCAGCACGAGTGCTTGAATTGGCTTAATTCTAAGAAACCCAATTCAGTTGTTTACATATGTTTCGGAAGTACGACCAATTTCATTGACTCTCAGCTCTTAGAAATTGCAGCGGGGCTTGAGGCTTCTGGGCAGGAATTCATTTGGGTtgtgaagagagaaaagaacgATAAAGAAGAGTGGCTCCCCGAAGGGTTTGAGGAGAGAATGGAAGGTAAAGGACTaattataagaggttgggctcCGCAAGTGCCGATTCTTGAGCACGAAGCAATCGGAGCCTTCGTGACTCACTGCGGGTGGAACTCCATCCTTGAAGGAGTGTCTGCTGGGGTGCCAATGATCACATGGCCCGCGTCGGCTGAGCAGTTTTACAATGGGAAGTTTGTGACTGAGGTACTGAAAACTGGAGTTGCTGTTGGTGCTAAACAATGGGGTGCAGGTACATTTCTGGATGTGAAGAAGGAAGCCAGTGTGAAGAGGGAAGCCATAGAAAAGGCTGTAAATCAAGTAATAGCGAGTGAAGAAGCAGAGGGAATGAAAGGCAGAGCCAGGGTGTTTAGAGAGATGGCAATGAGGGCTGTTGAAGAAG GTGGTTCGTCTTTCTCAGATTTAACTTCTCTAATTCAGGAATTGGGGTCCCTTGGAGCATGA
- the LOC126628209 gene encoding UDP-glucose flavonoid 3-O-glucosyltransferase 7-like isoform X2, with translation METKSHMQLHIFFFPYMIQGHFIPLINMAKLFASRGVKSTLITTPLNAPLFSKAIQSSKKLGFDVDILVIKFPTEEVGLPQGCENANLATTREMNEKFIKATFLLQPQIEQILYEHRPHCLVADNFFPWATDVAAKFGIPRIIFQGLGFFALCAFHSVALYEPHAKLSSDSEVFTIPNFPVEIKLTRSQIPNFPKQSAEFTKLFKEAMESEEKSFGFVVNTFYELEPAFADHYRTVLGRKAWHIGPVSSVNKAADDEAFLDRHECLNWLSSKKPNSVVYICFGSMTKFIDSQLLEIAAGLEASGQEFIWVVKREKNDKEEWLPEGFEKRMEGKGLIIRGWAPQVPILEHQAIGAFVTHCGWNSILEGVSAGVPMITWPVSAEQFYNEKLVTVVLKTGVAVGAKQWGTHLDVMTEASVKREAIEKAVNQVMVSEEAEGMRGRARMLREMAMRAVEEGGSSFSDLTSLIQELGSLGA, from the coding sequence ATGGAAACTAAATCCCATATGCAGCTTCACATTTTCTTCTTCCCATATATGATTCAAGGCCACTTCATACCCCTTATAAACATGGCCAAACTATTTGCTTCTCGTGGTGTAAAATCCACCCTAATAACCACCCCTCTCAATGCACCTCTCTTTTCCAAGGCAATCCAAAGCAGCAAGAAATTGGGATTTGATGTTGACATTCTTGTCATCAAGTTCCCAACTGAGGAAGTAGGGTTGCCTCAAGGATGTGAAAATGCTAACTTAGCTACCACCAGGGAGATGAACGAAAAATTCATCAAAGCCACCTTCCTTCTTCAACCACAAATTGAGCAGATTTTATACGAACACCGCCCTCATTGCCTTGTTGCAGACAATTTCTTTCCTTGGGCAACAGATGTTGCTGCCAAGTTTGGTATTCCAAGGATCATATTTCAAGGCCTCGGTTTTTTCGCTTTGTGTGCTTTTCATAGTGTGGCGTTGTATGAGCCTCACGCGAAGCTGTCATCTGATTCAGAAGTTTTTACTATTCCTAATTTTCCAGTTGAGATCAAGCTGACAAGAAGCCAAATCCCGAATTTTCCCAAGCAAAGTGCTGAATTCACCAAGTTGTTTAAAGAGGCGATGGAGAGCGAGGAAAAGAGCTTTGGGTTCGTTGTTAACACTTTTTATGAACTTGAACCGGCTTTTGCAGACCATTACAGGACTGTGTTAGGGAGGAAGGCATGGCATATAGGCCCGGTTTCGTCAGTCAATAAGGCAGCAGATGACGAAGCCTTCCTTGATCGGCACGAGTGCTTGAATTGGCTTAGTTCTAAGAAACCCAATTCAGTTGTTTACATATGTTTCGGAAGTATGACCAAATTCATTGACTCTCAGCTCCTAGAAATTGCAGCGGGGCTTGAGGCTTCTGGGCAGGAGTTCATTTGGGTtgtgaagagagaaaagaacgATAAAGAAGAGTGGCTCCCCGAAGGGTTTGAGAAGAGAATGGAAGGTAAAGGACTaattataagaggttgggctcCGCAAGTGCCGATTCTTGAGCACCAAGCAATTGGAGCCTTCGTGACTCACTGCGGGTGGAACTCTATCCTTGAAGGAGTATCTGCTGGGGTGCCAATGATCACATGGCCCGTGTCGGCTGAGCAGTTTTACAATGAGAAGTTGGTGACCGTGGTACTGAAAACTGGGGTTGCTGTTGGTGCTAAACAATGGGGTACACATCTGGATGTGATGACGGAAGCCAGTGTGAAGAGGGAAGCCATAGAAAAGGCTGTAAATCAAGTGATGGTGAGTGAAGAAGCAGAGGGAATGAGAGGCAGAGCCAGGATGCTTAGAGAGATGGCAATGAGGGCTGTTGAAGAAGGTGGTTCGTCTTTCTCAGATTTAACTTCTCTAATTCAGGAATTGGGGTCCCTTGGAGCATGA
- the LOC126628213 gene encoding zinc finger A20 and AN1 domain-containing stress-associated protein 8-like codes for MEHNETGCQAPPEAPKLCANNCGFFGSPATMNLCSKCHKDLVLKQEQAKVVAASIDSVVNGSPTESSKGPVATAAVDVQAGSADVMLISTQASSTSLNIKSEEKVKETPTRCGTCRKRVGLTGFSCRCGDLFCAVHRYSDKHKCPYDYRTAAQDAIAKANPVVKAEKLDKIR; via the coding sequence atgGAGCACAACGAGACAGGATGCCAAGCTCCTCCTGAAGCTCCCAAGCTTTGTGCCAACAACTGTGGCTTCTTCGGAAGTCCCGCAACCATGAATTTGTGTTCCAAGTGCCACAAGGACTTGGTGTTGAAGCAAGAACAAGCTAAAGTCGTTGCAGCATCCATTGATAGTGTGGTGAATGGCAGTCCCACTGAAAGTAGCAAGGGGCCTGTTGCTACTGCTGCTGTAGATGTACAAGCTGGTTCAGCAGATGTGATGCTTATCTCAACACAGGCTTCCTCTACTTCGTTGAACATTAAGAGTGAGGAGAAGGTGAAAGAGACTCCTACGAGGTGCGGCACTTGCAGGAAACGTGTTGGTCTGACAGGGTTCAGTTGCCGTTGTGGAGATCTCTTTTGTGCAGTTCATCGGTACTCTGATAAACACAAGTGCCCCTATGATTACCGGACTGCTGCTCAGGATGCAATAGCCAAAGCCAACCCGGTTGTCAAGGCAGAAAAACTGGATAAAATCCGATAG